The Fluviispira sanaruensis sequence GCTTTTTTTCTTTTTTCAAAATAATCTTCTTTATCTAAATAAATTTTGGAAGAAGATTCCAATCGATGCCGAAGAAGTTTGGTATCGCCTACTGGAAATATCAACTCTTTAAAATCCGAGAAAACCTCGGGCAGAGCACCCGCGTTAGAACTAATTACTGGTGTTCCACACTGTAAAAATTCAACCCCAACACGACAAATCACTTCGCTGTCTAAACTTGGAATTATCCCAAAGTGGACCATACTTATAATTTTGTCAATATTTGGAATTTTTTCACTGACTATAAATAATTCTTTATTGAGCTTATCAGACTTTAAATAGTATTTATTCTTAATACATTTTCCATCTCCAAATCTTTCAAAATATTTATCATAAAGCATTTCAGCTGACAAATTTGCATTGTAACCCAAAAATACAAGTTGAGATTTAATCTTATTTCCTTCTTTATTATTTAAATCTGCTTGTAAAAATGCATCAATTAAATAATCATGGCCTTTTACCTTATCAAATCTGCCAATTACTAAATATAATAGATTATCACTTTTGATTGATGGAAAACTGGAATCAATCAAAATTTCTTCACTTTTTCTCTCATTAGATACAATATTTTTAGAAAAATCTTTGGAATAGTATTGAATCATCGTTTTATCTTGTGGAATATCAAACATAATTCTATTTTTAACACAGTCAGCTGCAAAAATAATTTTATTCGTTATTTTATTATATAATAACTTTGAAAATAAATTAGATCGAATACCTTGAGCTTGTCCTCTCACTCGAATCAATATTTTATTTTTCCATAAAAATGGAAATAATATTTTTGAGAGTGCACAAAGACTATGTTCTCTTCCTTCAAAAACCCAAATATATTTTAAAGATTTTTTATTTTTAATCAGTTGATTGTGTAGAAATATAAAACTTTTTAAAAAATTAAAAATACTTTGATTGTGAATCGGAACATTTGCAAATGGTATTTTATATTCTTGACATTTTTGATCCATTGCAGTGCTACCAACTTCGCTACAGTAAAGAATATAACCTTGCTGACTCAAATAGAGAGCCAACTGTAAGCTGTAATCAGTAACGGCCGAGAACCATGGATTTGAGTTTAAAAAAAGATGTTGGATTTTATTATTTAGACTCAATTTTAATTCCCTTGCGATATATCATTATTGGATTTGTTAATAATTCTTGTTTTTTATCTGCCTCAAGAATCTTATACCAAACTTCTATTGGATTTTCAAAACCAACTTGGTAACCCATGTTTTCTATTTTACCTTCACAATATATCATTTCTAATCCTAATTGAAGGGCACACTCATGAAAAT is a genomic window containing:
- a CDS encoding glycosyltransferase, which produces MSLNNKIQHLFLNSNPWFSAVTDYSLQLALYLSQQGYILYCSEVGSTAMDQKCQEYKIPFANVPIHNQSIFNFLKSFIFLHNQLIKNKKSLKYIWVFEGREHSLCALSKILFPFLWKNKILIRVRGQAQGIRSNLFSKLLYNKITNKIIFAADCVKNRIMFDIPQDKTMIQYYSKDFSKNIVSNERKSEEILIDSSFPSIKSDNLLYLVIGRFDKVKGHDYLIDAFLQADLNNKEGNKIKSQLVFLGYNANLSAEMLYDKYFERFGDGKCIKNKYYLKSDKLNKELFIVSEKIPNIDKIISMVHFGIIPSLDSEVICRVGVEFLQCGTPVISSNAGALPEVFSDFKELIFPVGDTKLLRHRLESSSKIYLDKEDYFEKRKKAKRIGVEKFSLKNYDNLFDFVNRN